TTTTGGAACGTCTTGACTCAAAggttattttttcctcttttgtccTTATCTTTACTAGTCCTTCGACTAATAGCGTCTCTCTCAACTGAACCCTGGCTAGCTCTTCAAAATGTTATTTGTGAATccttttctctatatatatagtCCAACATAATCTTTACCTTTATAGTTAGAATAGGTAATAAGGGCATGGTCCTATATCATCACCTTTTTAATGAGGCTAGCTTGAAGTTCttgaattaacatttttatcctACCTTGAATTGTATCGATTACTCCAACAATATACATAATAAGAGTATTGAACCAGGTAGAATATTCTTGTACGATCATTCTACCCTGTTTTAACCTAAAAAACTCTTGAGTTTGGGATCTCATGACATTCATTGACCTatactccttatcaaacattcgCCTGAAACTGATCTAAGATATACTTTCCATAAGGCAAGTTGCACACATAAGTCCCCACCAAGCCTTGGCATCCCATTTTAGTAGATAAGTAGTATACTTAACTTTTTCCTATTTTGTCATACTAAACATGGCCACTGCCTCCTCTATAATTTCCAACCACTCTAAAGCCATAACTTGATCAGTGGTACCCTTGAACTTTGGTGGGTAATGTCTACCTATTAATCCATATATTGGGTGCATCTAATCCTTCATGTTAGTCATCTATTTGACTGGGGGTTAAGTAGACTGCTAAATAGGTGATGACTAAACTAAAGTTATTGATGCCTCAACTTAATTCCTTACACTAGTTGATAGCTCATGGTGTTCCCTCAACATCTATTGAATAATGTTTATAATCTCAATCACCTCAACCATCATTGTGTTGGGACCATTGTAGGTGTTGGTATTAGTGTCAATGTTGATACCAATGTCAATATCTCAAAATGGCTCTCCTCTAGGATGGGAACATTCAATCGATTAAACCTTATCATACTGTAAaaccatataaattttagaatgaGGTATACCAATAAACACAATAGGTAAATTACTTACAATGGTCAGGGCATAAGAGTGATCAACACTGTTTTGGTTACTAATTTATGcacattatatataaaactattttcaaCACCTTTTAAAGTTCCTAAAACCATGttttgataccaaaaatgtaatacCCTACCCCAGATATATATCCCTAAAAGTAATTATCCTGAAATGACGTATTGCTTATGaatattaagttaaaaagaGACACCAATTTAATGTTCATGAAGAATAGCACCATGTATTTACTGTTAATAATTAAACGTGCCAACAAGTGTCCAAAAATGTAAATTCAatagttataaaaattatatttattctaaggtgcttaaatctaataaaatattaactaagACAATAAAGTAACTATAGTCAAGTATACAACTTAGCGTGTCGATCCACTAGTCTCCCCGTTTACCCCACTATCTCTtcaacttataaatataaaacacaacaTGCAATGATtataaacactcaataagtattCATGCTTTTGATGGTATTCCTTATCGACATTCCCTAGGTGCAATAGGTCAGACACCTATCTTAGGTGTCTTTTATGCCTTTATATTGAAAAGGCTAGCCATTTCAGATACCTTTTACACCCACACCTATCAGGTGTCGCTTTCCTCCCTCGTGAAAGGGTTTTAAGGGCCGCTTGTCTTGAGCACTACTTACATCATCATTCCTTGTTAAGTTAATTCTGCTTTCACTGCCCAGTACTGAGACATCTCATCAAAGGgcctataaatttttaatagcaGGATGTCTTATCAACTGgccttatatataatttttaaccaCCTATATAAAATCATGATTATGTTTCTAGGCTTAATCTTTTGTGAATTCTTATAGATACCAAATCTATCCTCACGTTTATGAATAGAGTGATACTTACCTTTTCAAGATTTGATACAAATCATAACATACTCAGTATGGGTGTATTATGAGATGCACCAGTTTTAAATGGTGAAAGTGCACCATAACATGTATAGGTGAGTACATCACACCCTAGCTAGAAACAAATACGTTCTTAGAATTCAGCTATTTCCGTTTGAAGTTGGTTAGAGATTATGTCCCTACTTGGCATGTACGCTATTTGTCCAACATATGCGTCACACGTCTAACATGTGTATTACACTTCTGGGCAATGCATGTTGTCTTAATGAGCAAGGTACTAATTGATGTTCATATGAACACTAAGCATGCACTTGCTACAAGCCTAACTCCTGGTGAAGACCTAGCTAAGGCAGGACCATGTAACTCCTATGTGCTTACAATGGATTGAAGGCCTACCTCTCCTCCAACTATTACGATGGCCTTTTCATGGTAAAGGTTTCCCTAATAATTTCCTTTCTTGGTCAGTGCATGACAAGTTCTCCCCTCTCTCCCTTTGTGAGTATGGGTGCTGtgtaagtaaaaatatatttcattagtTCCCTTTCCAgtgttgttgttttttaatataagttgAAAGTGGTGCTATCTAAGGCAACTCTCCTTTATTCATGCTTACCTTGacataaattaatttggaaGTCATGATCATCAAGGTGCAAGATTTATGGGATCTTAATTCTTAATTCCCAGATTCCAATtataatatatgcataatttcccagaatgaaatataatatatgtaacaCCCAAATTCAAGTATGTTAGTAAACTCcatttccaaaattacccctagagttgattttataacttgttgtttagagaaattgcaaaagaattataaagaactactaaatgaacaataattttcaaagggggtaaaatggtcattttagaaggatttaaaagacaaagtgggaatgaaaattgaatggcacatttgaaattatatggtggtgctaagggtttttggtaattggctaaggataagcTAACCCTATTtcatccttagccaattaccaaaaacccttagcaccactatataatttcaagtgtgccattcaatttttattcccactttgtctcttaaatccttttaaaatgaccattttaccccctttgaaaattattgttcatttagtagttctctataattcttttgtaatttctctaaataacaaattataaaatcaactctaggggtaattttggaagtggagtttactaacatacctgaatccgagtgttacatttcttccccccttaaaagaattttgtccttgaaatttaaacaaataggttgggaaatctctctctcatttgttgcttaacctcccatgtggcttcttccaccttatgattcttccataatactttcagtaatggaattgtcttatttttgagctcttttatttttttgtctagtaTTTACACTGATTGCTCCTCATAaactaaatcttcttttaatttcacatcatctgatttcaatatATGTGAAGGATCGTTGAtatactttctcaataaagatttatgaaatacattatgaactcgatccatgcTAGGtagaagtgcaagtctataagccaccttgcctactctttctagaatttcaaatgggccaataaatcttggagcaagtttcccttttcttccaaatcttatCATGTGCTTGTAAgaggctactttcacaaaaactttatcactcGGTAGAAACtatacttctttccttttcaaatctgtatagctcttttgtctgtcttcaatctttgtagcacaaatctcaagtgttcgacatgttcttcttctaatttggagtatatcaagatatcatcaataaataccactagaaatttgtcaaggcaatcatgaaatactcgattcattaaatccataaagattgttagagcattagtcaatccaaagggcattgcCACAAACTTGTAGTGCCCGTAACAGGTCTAAAAAGCTGCCTTtagaatatcttgctctgcaatcctcacctagTGATAACCTGACcttaagtcaattttggagaacacagacgctcctttcaattgatcaaataactcatcaattcgaggcaatgagtatttattcttcattgtaagtttattcaactccctgtaatctatgcacatacaaagcgacccatctttctttttgacaaatagtataagcgctccccaaggagagtggttgggtctaataaaacccttatctaaaagttcttgtaactatttctttaattcttgtaattcagctgaaGCCATTCGGTAGGGGgcctttgaaattggggctaagccaggttctaactctatactgaactctaactctctctctggaggtaaacttAGTAGCTTATCAGGAAAAACATCTAggaaatctcgtactattgggacatcctgaacacctaatctttgaatatcacgctcatgtaccacatgagctaaatatcccatACACCTAATCTTTTTTCCTTGAACTGGTTTTAATCTAATGCCTAACTCATTCTATACTGATGGAAGATGAATTTTTAGTCCTTAAGCTTAAGTTTTAttctgatttttcttcttctgaaGTCTCCTTTTAGCTTTTTCTAGTGCCCTTAAGTTTTAGAGAGTtagatttggtttttgtttgttcttttttttttccttttgaccTGTGGTACTTACCTTTTTACAGCCTCTGTTAATCATCGGGGCCACTCTAAGCTCTTTAAATTTCTTGTTGTGAGAAGTATGGATTTGCAATATGAACCTTTTCCGAGATCATTTTGtcatttgaattgattaattattagtTTGGTCCATGGATGACCACTAGGGAGGAATGATTAAGTGTAGTTGCCTTTATCAGTAGGAAGTTTTCTATCTCTGTGTGACTTCTTTGCTCTTAAAGGCTGGTTTATTTGGATGTTGCTGTTATGTGTAGTATGGAGTGGTAAGCAACTTTGTCTTTTCCTATTGAACTAGTAGTACAacctaatttcttttattttctttcttttaaatatagAGATTGTTGAGAGCAGTTATTCCACACCATGGAAACCAACATAAACAACAATATGAGTTTACCTTGCTTGCTAATTACATATACTTGCATTATTGTAATCATCTTCATTTACATATGCATTACTGGTACACAGGAAAAGTTAGTACAAATCTTGcacatttaaattttattatttcatgttatatCTGCTGTTGAATGCAGAAATCTTCTGTCTTcgttttaagaatttaaaaaaatatatattttatataatctaGGCATGCAACTATTTCACGTGTCCCTATTATGTGTATTGCAAAATTAATGCTTAGgcacataatttaatttgtaacaataatctagattttctttcattacatttatgatttaatgttttaatttaatcttttcaaatatatcttcaTAAAAAGTGAGttactaattaatatatcatttttacaATCATATCTCTGATCCTATTGATTAATACACTGCATAGCTACTAGGAAGCACAAAAACTTACCCCATGGTGTGTTTCTATGTTTCGGAAATATTTCCTTTTCTGAAACGCCTTGAAGCTTGTAGGAAACATTTTggggtattttgaaaatataaaagaaattcaaagtGCATTtcaggaaaagaaaagagactGAAAATTGATTTCATGTATTACTCTCCTTTACAATTTCAAGCCCTAACTTTGATTTCATCTCCCCTCTTCTTCAACATTTGAAGTTTCTCTCCTCTCCGGTGTGTTAAAACTCATCTCCTCTCCATCTCCGACTTTTCCAACTGTCAGTGAACGGTCAAAAAATTGGATTAGATTTAATATACTGTTTATTTGGGTTGAGTGCACACCTTAATTTTGCTAAAAATTactgtatttaaaaaaaaaatacaggttgtattttttttataaattttagtatttataaaaacaaaaacccttatatttttcatatttatatgttttcccATGTTtccatttcttatatttttaagaaaatacgttTCAACGTTTCTATTTCTTATTCTGTTTCCATGCTACATAGCATATCTATTATATTGCTGAAATAGAAATGTACTTGTTTCTGAACAGAGGAGGTCGTGGTGGTGGTTACAAAGAACTTGATGAAGAAGAATTAGAGGAAACCAAGCGACGTCGTCGGAAGGCTGAAGAAGTAATATTTTCTTGCACTAGTATCATGAGTTTGTATAACATATACTGAATTAACATTCTCTATGATCTAATATCAGGATGATGGTGAGTTGTATGATGAGTTTGGCAATGTCAAGAAAAAGTTCCGTGCTAAAACACAACAAGCTGAAGCTGGGCAGGTGCTTCCAGGTGCTGGACGTGCTGGATGGGATGTTGAGGAACTAGGTATTCCTGATATTTACATCTTGTGATCTCTTTGGACAATTGTTCTTGAATATCTATATTTTGCTTTGGACATTTTTTTTTCGTGTATGCAATCATGCTATGTGCATCATAACTGCATGAAAGTTTAATTTGAGAGCAAGAAATGAAGTAGAATGAACTTCTCTAATCATGAGCTCAGGCTCACCACTTAGTCTCTCATAATATGCCTCTGTAAAACCAGGGTGATTCAATCTGTTCTTGCTATGACATGGGtttcttatcttattttaaagatttcaaCTACTAGATTTTTCATTGTCTTTATTTGTATTTGCGATCCTATTATTGTGGGGGAACTGAAGGTCATTTTGgcaaatttacctttttactgGAATATGTTGAACTTACTCTATTGGGTCTATCTTAGATATATTCTTGAGTTATCAAATCCTCGAAGCTTTTTAGTTGAAAGCACTCGTATATTTTATGTGCATTGTTGTGCTCTCAAGAgttactcaatttttttttttgttataagaTTTGAGTTTGGTCTTGAGGGTTTTATTCAATTGTGTCATTGCTCTTTTGGGTCCTATTTTGTTGATACTCTGTTCACCTCTTGTATACTTTTAAAAGTGACAGGTCCTCATACTGCTGAATGAAAGCAGAACTTTAATTCATACTATCTTGAAAGCTTTGTTTCCCTCTTAGACAGCCTTAATTTGTGCTGATAGAAATTGTCTTGTTACTGCCGAAGATAAACAGCCCACCTATGTTGAAGTGATAACAAGTAAACAGCCACTTATATCGACTATTTAATATTCTGAACCATTTCCCATCATTGAACAGATTGAACAAATGCATCAAACGTTCCCTAGTAACTGACCCCTTGACAATCGCAGAGCAGGTGAATGGgtttgtacaaattttaaacCAATAGCTGTAACGTGGCCAAGTGATAATGTTGAGTGATTGTAGACAGAATAGGTAGGTTTTTTACTGGGAATAGAATTTGATGGTTGAATCAAACAGATTGTTAATACTGGGCAAAACATGGGTTTTTATTCATCGttgtttttataaattagtattaGCAAAGACATTTATTAGCATCCTGATGATGattgttcttcttcttattattattctttttggttttttaaattggaTGGACTTTTAAAGTGATTgcttcattaacaaaaataatcaatatgCAGGTGTGACTGATAGACATGGGAGAGAGAGAAGCAGAGATAGGGGAAGGGATTGGGATGATAGGCAAAGCAGCAAGAATAGGTATCATGATGATAAAGAGAGGCACCGAAATCAGAGTAGAGAGAGGGATCTAGGTAAATATAGAAACTGGGATTATAATCATGATCGAGACAGAATATGGACGAGACAAAGACAGAAGCAGGTATTGTCATTGAGGTTTCAAGGAATACCTAGGGGTTCTGTAGCCTCGTCTTTTTTAATAGGAGTggcaaattttcatttcttggAGAGTTTTAGCATAAGAACTTTACATGGGATGATTTAGCATCTTAAGCAAATTGATTCTGGGATTATGTTCACTTGTTCTTCATGGTATATTTCTTGCTATTGTGATATGCGCTGtattttaagattttcttgGAACCTTGTATTGCTTGGATCAATTAGGAAGGCTGGTTGCCAGGTCAGAACATGGATTGCATTGCCACgtctctttaatatttttatcattcaagagTGGTTTTGAGTTGATTTCAGCTTTTGTTTGAATTAGGTGTCTATTATGTAACCCTTGAACCTGGAAACCTACAACcatggtttaaaaaatgaccaGTCTGATTCTGTTTAACTTTAGTTTGGTGGTGTGATTCTTTACATCG
This sequence is a window from Mangifera indica cultivar Alphonso chromosome 5, CATAS_Mindica_2.1, whole genome shotgun sequence. Protein-coding genes within it:
- the LOC123216325 gene encoding transcription initiation factor TFIID subunit 15-like, which gives rise to MYLFLNRGGRGGGYKELDEEELEETKRRRRKAEEDDGELYDEFGNVKKKFRAKTQQAEAGQVLPGAGRAGWDVEELDMGEREAEIGEGIGMIGKAARIGIMMIKRGTEIRVERGI